A stretch of DNA from Pseudonocardia hierapolitana:
AGCGGCGCGCGACCCGCGATGGCGTCAGCCTCGGCGACGAAGTCCAGGCTGTCGACGACCTCCTCGGACTCGGCGTCGTACGGGTAGTCGCCGAACAGGGCGATGACGGACCGCAGCCGGATGGCACCGTTGACGACCGCGCCCGCGAAGACCGGGACATCGGTGCCTACGAGGATCCGCAGCGCGACGGCCGCGCCCAGCGAGCCGCCGAGCACGCCGATCGGGCCGTCGTCGACCGGCAGCTGCGCACGGATCGACTCCAGCGCGGCCGGGAACTCCTCGACCGCCTGCCGGACGATCGGGTACAGCGCGGCCATCAGGGGATCCTTGCGGAGCAGCTCCAGGCCGGCGTCCATGCTGCCGCCGACCATGCGCGCCCCGCACATCGGCATGCCGAGGTGCACCCGCCACGCGGGCACGTCGTTCATCGGCAACGCGGAAGCGAACGCGGCATCCGACCTGGGCGCGTCCAGCATGTGCCAGGTGACGATCAGCGGCGCCGGGCCGCCGTCGGCCGGCGGCAGCGCGGTGAACGGCACGCCTGCGGCGGTGCCCGTGATCGGTGAGACCATGCGGCGACGGTAGGTCCGCGGCGGCCCCGCGCGGAATCGGTTACGCCACCAGCGGAATCAGGCGGGCCCGGCCGAGCCGGTCGGGTCACGCCCGGTGGGATTCGAACCGACGGCACGATTGCTCAGGAGGTGAACCCGTGGAGATCCGCACGAAGGAGACGCTCACCGCGGCCATCCGTGCGCACGGGCGGACCGCGCTGGTCGTCAACGTCCGGTCTCGCCGGGGGCGCAGGCACTTCTCGGAGGTCCGGGACCGGTTGCAGGCCGCCGGTCTGGACCTGATGGCCGTTTGGCCGGTCAGCGATCCCGCCCGCCTGCCGCACACCCTCGCCTCGGCGGCGAGCTGCGGCGCCGACCTGGTCGTGGTCGGTGGTGGGGACGGCACCCTGAGCGAAGCCAGCCATCAGCTCGCGCATCGCGACGTCTGCCTCGGCGTGCTGCCGTTGGGGACCACCAACAACTTCGCCCGCAGCCTCGGCCTGCCGCTGAACCTGTCCAAGGCGTTGCGGACCCTCACGGAGGGCAAGGTGGCCGATGTGGATCTCGGCCACGTTGCGGGTCGCCATTTCGCCAACCTGACGAGCCTCGGGCTGTCGGTCCTGGTCGCCGAGCACGTCCCGCACCGCCTCAAACGCATCCTCGGCCGGGCCGCCTACCCGCTGACCGCCCTGGCGCTGCTACCGCGCCACCAGCCGTTCTCGGCGCGGCTGACGGTGGACGGCAAGCTGTACGAGCTGGCCACCCACCAGCTCAACATCGCCAACGGCAGCTTCCACGCCGGTCGTGCGATCGCCGCCGACGCCGGCGTCGACGACCGGCTGCTCGTCGTCTACCGGCTCGGCGACGCCAACCGGCTCCGCCTCACCGCCGCGACGGTGCGCCAGGCCGTCCTCGGGCCGTACCGTGCGCTCGCCCGTACGCCGTTCCTGACCGCCGACAGGTTGTCGCTGGAAACCGACCCGCCGCTCGACCTGGACATCGACGGCGAGATCCGCGGGCGCACGCCCGTAGAGATCCACCTGGAGGCGAACGCCCTGCGCGTCATGGTCAACCCCTCCTTCCGGGACATGTGAGGCTGCACCGGCCGCGGCGAAGGCGGTGCAGCGGCTCACAGGGACGTCCTGTGCTCCTGGGCGTCGGTCCGATACCGGCCCGGTGGGTGGCCGGTAGCGCGTTTGAAGGCTCGGGCGAAGGCGAACTCGGAGTCGTAGCCCACGTGGCGCGCGACCTCCCGCAGTGAGCCGCGGTGCTCGCGCAGCAGGCGGGCGGCGACCGACATCCGCCAGGCGGCGACGTAGGCCATGGGCGCCTGGCCGGTCAGGGTGCGGAAGCGCCGGGTGAACGTGGCGCGCGGGGTGCCGGCCGCGCGGGCGAGGAGGTCCACGCTCCAAGGGCGGGCCGGGTCGTCGTGGATCAGCGCGAGCGCGCTGCCCACCACCGGGTCGTACAGGGCCCGCACCCAGCCCTCGCTCGCGTGGTGCTGCTCGGCCAGCCAGGCGCGCAGTATGTAGACGAACAGCAGGTCCAGCAGGGACGCGGCCACCGCCGGTGCGCCGGGGTCGGCGCGCTGGACCTCGCAGGAGAGCAGTTCCACCGCGGCGGCCAGCCCTCGGTCCCGGGACTGCCCGGCGCCGATGTGCACCACCGGCGGCAGGACGGCGGTGAGCGGGTGCGGCGGGCCCGGGGCCAGCAGGAACGCGCCGATCAGCAGCCTCGTCACCGGGCCGTCCCCCTCGATCACCAGCCTGTTCGGCATCCCTTCCTCGAGCGGACCTCCGATCAGCTCCGTCAGCGGCCGCGCCGCCCGCCCGGGTTGGTCGGCACAGATGTGGGCGACGCCGGACGGCAACAGGACCACGTCGCCCTGGACGAGCTGGACCGGCTCGAGGCCCTCCGGCACCAGCCAGCAGGCGCCGGATGTGATGACGGCGACCCCCGCGACCGCGCCCTCCTCCAGCTCCATCCCCCAGGGCGCGTGGAGCCGGGCGAGGCAGTAGATGGCGCTGCCGCGCCGGATGGTGGCCACGACGTCGGCGACGATGTCGGCGACGGCGTCGCCCGAGCCGGACGGAACGGCCGGGACGTCGAGGTCTCGGACGGACATGCCCCGACGCTAGCGCGTCGTCATGCTCCGACGACAAGCCGCGTGAGCCGATCGGACATGAATTCGCCCTGAACTGTCATGGCTAATCTCGGAGACGCCTTCGTACGGTCAGTTCGTCCAACAGACACCGGCGAACCGGAGGCTTCAGATGGGCTTCACCGTTCTGGTGCTCGGCGCGACCGGGAAGACCGGCCGGCGCGTGATACCCCAGCTCGTGCAGCGCGGCGTCACCGTCCGCGCCGCCGGCCGCACTCCTGTCCCCGAGCGCGACGGCGTCGAGGCGGCGCGCTTCGACTGGCAGGACGAGGGCACCTACCAGACAGCCCTGGACGGCGTGGACGCCGTCTACGTCGTCGGCGGGCACCTGTCCGACAGCGTCAGCAACCCGACCGCGCCCGCCGAGGCGTTCTTCGGCCGGATGGCCGACGCCGGGGTGCGCCGGGTCGTCCTGCTGTCGGCATCGGGGGTGGACGACGTCCCCGACCCCGAGAACATCCTGCGCCGCTTCGAGCTGTTCGTGGAGGGGTCCGGGATCCCGAGCACGATCTTGCGGCCGGGCGTGTTCATGCAGAACTTCTCGGAGAGCAACGCTCCTCCGTCGACGGCGCGCATCCGGGAGCGGAGCGAGATCGCGCTGCCGGGCGGCGATGTCCCGGTGAGCTACATCTCCACGGTCGACGTCGCGGCGGTGGCCGCCGCGGCCCTGACCGAGGACGGTCACGAGGGCAAGGGGTACGCGCTCACCGGCCCTGAGGCACTCACGCTCCCCCAGGTCGCCGAGCTCATCTCCGCGGCCGTCGGGCGGACCGTCCGCCATGTGGAAACCCGCCCGGAGGAGGGCATCCGCGACGTCCTGCTGGCCGATGGCGCCACGGTCGAGTACGCCGAGTACGTCGCCCGGCTCTACGTCATGAGCGTCCGGTCCGGCTACGGCACCGACGGCTCCGCGATGACGGGCCTGCCCGCCGAAGACTTCACCACGATCACCGGTCGGCCGATGACCACCTTCGCGGAGTTCACCAAGGGCGCCGCCGACGCGTGGCGGTGACCACACCGCGTCCAGCCGTGACCGGCATCGGCTCCTCGTCCTGAACCGGCCCTTCATCTCGGAGGCAACGTCATGGGTTCCACCGTCCTGGTGACCGGCGCGACCGGCAAGACCGGTCGCCGGCTCATCCCTCTGCTCCTCGACCACGGCGTCACCGTCCGCGCCGCGAGCCGCACCCCTGTCCCCGAGCGCCTCGGCGTTGAGCCGGTGCGCTTCGACTGGCTCGACGAGACCACCCACCAGGCCGTCCTCGACGGCGTGGACGCCGTCTACGCCATCAGCGATCCATCCAACTGGTCCAACCAGAGCTTCGAGGCGTTCCTCGAACGCGCGACCGGCGGCTCGCGCCGGGTCGTGCTGCTGTCGTCCTTCGGCGTGGACCGCGCCCCCGCGAACGACCCCATGCGCCGCGTCGAGCTCCTCGTCGAGCGGTCCGGCACCGTCCTGCGGCCCACCATGTTCATGCAGGACTTCTCCGAGGACCATTGGTCAAACCAGGTCACGAGCATCCGCGAGCGCGGAGAGATCACCCTGCCGAATGTCCGGGCCCGGGTGAGCTACGTCTCGACCGCCGACATCGCGGCGATTGCCGCCGCCGCCCTGACCGAGGACGGCCACCAGGGCAAGGGGTACACCATCACCGGCCCCGAGGCGCTCACCTCCGCGCAGGTCGCCGAGCACATATCCGCGGCCGCCGGGCGGCCCGTGCACCCCGTCGAGGTCGACCGGGAAGGCATCCGCGCGGGGCTCCTCGCCTACGGCTACCCGGCCGGGTCCGTCGAGTACGTCAGCCCGGGGTACGCAGCCGGTTTCGTCGCGATGGATGTCGTCAACGACACCGTCACGAAGGTCACCGGGCGGCCGGCGACCACCTTCGCGGAGTTCGCCAAGGACGTCGCCGACGCGTGGCGCTGACCATCCCCCGTCCCTCCACTCACCCTCTTTCCTCCACACACCGACGGAGCGCACGCATGACCATGTCCAACCAGCAGCCCGCGGCGCTCATCACCGGCGGCACCACCGGCATCGGCCACGCCACCGCCCGCGTTCTGCACGCCGAGGGGTTCGGGGTCCTCGTCACCGGCCGCAACCCCGACACGCTCGCCGAGGCGCGGCGCAGCCTGCCCGACGAGGTCGCCGTGCTGCGCGCCGACCTCCGCTCAACCGCCGACGCCAAGCAGGTCGCCGACGAGATCCAGCAGCGGTTCGGCAAGCTCGACCTCGCCTTCCTCAACGCCGGCCTCGTCCGGCTGACGCCGCTGGAGACCCTTGACGAAGCGGTGTGGGACGAGCTGTTCGACGTCAACGTCAAAGGCCAGCTCTTCACCTTGAAGGCGATCCTCCCATTGCTCGGCCCGGGCAGCTCGGTGGTGTTCAACAGCTCGACCGTCGGTAGACGGGGCGTGCCCGGCCAGCTGGTCTACGGCGCCACCAAGGGGGCTGTGTACTCCCTGATCCGCACGCTCGCGGTCGAGCTGGCGCCCAGGGGAATCCGCGTCAACGCCGTCAGCCCCGGCCCGGTCGAGACGCCGGCGCAGACCAAGTTGGGCCAGGACATGCCCGCCGGCCGGCTCGAGACGTTCAAGCAGCAGATCAACGGCTGGATCCCCATGGCCCGGCCCGGTACTGACGAGGAGATCGCCCGCGCGGTCGTCTTCCTCGCCTCTCCGGCGGCCAGCTTCATCACCGGAGCGAACATCGATGTCGACGGCGGCCTGGCCGCGCAGATCGGTTCGCGAGCCTCGGCATAGGCGGTCGCTCTCCGGCGGGGACGAACTGCGGCGCAGCCCGGCCGACGCTCGCAAGCAGACCCCCGCGCCGCCTACGGTCTCATGCGAGCCATATGCAGGGCGCACGTGCGGATCGAAAGGGGGATGGGAGAACCGGGCCGCGCAGCGGTACCGGCTCCCCGACGTCGATGACCACCCGCCCCTCCCCGGATCGCTCCGGTCTGCGCGTGCGGCCGGCCACCAGCTCCGACATCGAAGCGCTCAGCCGCCTCCTCGTGCAGCTCTACGCCTTCGAGTTGCCCGGCATGCTCCGCGGCGACGCGGCGGCGCAGACCGAGATCGCGCGGCGTCTCATCACGGCTACGCCACTCGGCGGTCGATCCGTCGTCGTGCGGGACGGGGCGGTGGTGGCGACCGGGAGCCTCGCGACCCGCGCCGAGCCCCGCCCCTCGACGCCCCCGGGAGCGCTGCTCGCGCTCCCCTCGGTCATGGGCACGAGCGACGCGCTCAAGAGCTTCATCGGCGTGGTACGCGGGGTACTGACCATCGCGGCCCCGCCGGCCGCCGACGAGGCGCAGATCCACTCGGTCGTCGTCGACGACCAGGCGCGCGGTCTAGGAGCAGGCTCTCGGATCATGCAGCACCTCGAGCGCGAGGCGGCCGCGTCGGGCAAGCGTCGCGTCGTCCTGCAGGTCGTGGCGTCCAATACGGGAGCCCGCGCGTTCTACGGCGCGCTCGGCTACGAGGAGGCCGGGCCGGCGCACGGACGCCTCCGCAGCGCGGTCGCCTTCCCCTCGGTGCTGATGCACAAGGACATCGAGCCCCGAACGAACATCTGAACCTGTCCCGTCGGAAAGGGCCCCTGACCTGCGGTTCAGCCGACGCCTGCGTGCTCTCTGTCCGAATGTCGGCGCCTGTTCGGCGCGGGCCACTCGTCGGACCAACTCGTCGCCCTTCCAACGCTGGGTCCAGCACCCGCCGCACCCAACTGATCTCTGAGCGGTGCCGGGTACGGGCGGAGCCCACCGGTTGGAAGCGAACGGTGTGCCAAGATCGGCTGTGCATGTCGCCCCCGAGGAATCTGCCGACTCCATGGAACGACCCGCAGCCAACGACTACGACAACTTCGCCGAGGCATACACAGCCGAGACCGAAGACAATCTCGTGAACGGCTACTACGAGCGGCCCGCAATCCTGGACCTG
This window harbors:
- a CDS encoding alpha/beta hydrolase family protein is translated as MVSPITGTAAGVPFTALPPADGGPAPLIVTWHMLDAPRSDAAFASALPMNDVPAWRVHLGMPMCGARMVGGSMDAGLELLRKDPLMAALYPIVRQAVEEFPAALESIRAQLPVDDGPIGVLGGSLGAAVALRILVGTDVPVFAGAVVNGAIRLRSVIALFGDYPYDAESEEVVDSLDFVAEADAIAGRAPLLVVSGELDHPGLRADALQLVDALGDRSELLSIPGLAHPLADEPGIEPAPQLPLAREVDAGLTAWFRRHLAGAR
- a CDS encoding diacylglycerol/lipid kinase family protein, with translation MEIRTKETLTAAIRAHGRTALVVNVRSRRGRRHFSEVRDRLQAAGLDLMAVWPVSDPARLPHTLASAASCGADLVVVGGGDGTLSEASHQLAHRDVCLGVLPLGTTNNFARSLGLPLNLSKALRTLTEGKVADVDLGHVAGRHFANLTSLGLSVLVAEHVPHRLKRILGRAAYPLTALALLPRHQPFSARLTVDGKLYELATHQLNIANGSFHAGRAIAADAGVDDRLLVVYRLGDANRLRLTAATVRQAVLGPYRALARTPFLTADRLSLETDPPLDLDIDGEIRGRTPVEIHLEANALRVMVNPSFRDM
- a CDS encoding AraC family transcriptional regulator; the protein is MSVRDLDVPAVPSGSGDAVADIVADVVATIRRGSAIYCLARLHAPWGMELEEGAVAGVAVITSGACWLVPEGLEPVQLVQGDVVLLPSGVAHICADQPGRAARPLTELIGGPLEEGMPNRLVIEGDGPVTRLLIGAFLLAPGPPHPLTAVLPPVVHIGAGQSRDRGLAAAVELLSCEVQRADPGAPAVAASLLDLLFVYILRAWLAEQHHASEGWVRALYDPVVGSALALIHDDPARPWSVDLLARAAGTPRATFTRRFRTLTGQAPMAYVAAWRMSVAARLLREHRGSLREVARHVGYDSEFAFARAFKRATGHPPGRYRTDAQEHRTSL
- a CDS encoding NAD(P)H-binding protein, whose product is MGFTVLVLGATGKTGRRVIPQLVQRGVTVRAAGRTPVPERDGVEAARFDWQDEGTYQTALDGVDAVYVVGGHLSDSVSNPTAPAEAFFGRMADAGVRRVVLLSASGVDDVPDPENILRRFELFVEGSGIPSTILRPGVFMQNFSESNAPPSTARIRERSEIALPGGDVPVSYISTVDVAAVAAAALTEDGHEGKGYALTGPEALTLPQVAELISAAVGRTVRHVETRPEEGIRDVLLADGATVEYAEYVARLYVMSVRSGYGTDGSAMTGLPAEDFTTITGRPMTTFAEFTKGAADAWR
- a CDS encoding NAD(P)H-binding protein, with product MGSTVLVTGATGKTGRRLIPLLLDHGVTVRAASRTPVPERLGVEPVRFDWLDETTHQAVLDGVDAVYAISDPSNWSNQSFEAFLERATGGSRRVVLLSSFGVDRAPANDPMRRVELLVERSGTVLRPTMFMQDFSEDHWSNQVTSIRERGEITLPNVRARVSYVSTADIAAIAAAALTEDGHQGKGYTITGPEALTSAQVAEHISAAAGRPVHPVEVDREGIRAGLLAYGYPAGSVEYVSPGYAAGFVAMDVVNDTVTKVTGRPATTFAEFAKDVADAWR
- a CDS encoding SDR family oxidoreductase, with translation MALTIPRPSTHPLSSTHRRSARMTMSNQQPAALITGGTTGIGHATARVLHAEGFGVLVTGRNPDTLAEARRSLPDEVAVLRADLRSTADAKQVADEIQQRFGKLDLAFLNAGLVRLTPLETLDEAVWDELFDVNVKGQLFTLKAILPLLGPGSSVVFNSSTVGRRGVPGQLVYGATKGAVYSLIRTLAVELAPRGIRVNAVSPGPVETPAQTKLGQDMPAGRLETFKQQINGWIPMARPGTDEEIARAVVFLASPAASFITGANIDVDGGLAAQIGSRASA
- a CDS encoding GNAT family N-acetyltransferase, with translation MTTRPSPDRSGLRVRPATSSDIEALSRLLVQLYAFELPGMLRGDAAAQTEIARRLITATPLGGRSVVVRDGAVVATGSLATRAEPRPSTPPGALLALPSVMGTSDALKSFIGVVRGVLTIAAPPAADEAQIHSVVVDDQARGLGAGSRIMQHLEREAAASGKRRVVLQVVASNTGARAFYGALGYEEAGPAHGRLRSAVAFPSVLMHKDIEPRTNI